A single window of Cetobacterium sp. 8H DNA harbors:
- a CDS encoding HlyD family secretion protein: MENTTNSTIDKQKEVKRKMTLFILGIFIIAILYIIYYIIFVKNYEETENAYIHGNQTTITSQVNGVINEINVEDTQAIKEGAVVIKLDSIDYEIALKNAQAHLGDSIRKYYSLQNNVKVNQENLKVAQANFKLAETTFRRETISNKAGITSADKFDNVNFNYQQSKINLDQSRINLDNSIAQAKSVDMLSHPLVANAIENLKTAFYNLEKTKIASPISGIIAQKQVFLGQQVRAGETLFTVTDLNNTWVNANFKETQLGDIKPGNPVEITSDLNGKTYSGVVSGIAAGSGSAFALIPTQNATGNWIKIVQRVPVRIDIFKESLEKNGILPIGTSLYVKVNTTKTIDIPNEFTGKTSSLYQINSKKLDELIEQTIRDNSL; the protein is encoded by the coding sequence ATGGAAAATACTACCAACTCCACAATAGATAAACAAAAAGAAGTTAAAAGAAAAATGACACTATTCATTTTAGGAATTTTTATTATCGCAATTCTTTACATCATATATTACATTATTTTTGTAAAAAATTATGAAGAAACTGAAAATGCATATATTCACGGAAATCAGACAACTATTACTTCTCAAGTCAATGGAGTTATCAATGAAATTAATGTTGAAGATACTCAAGCTATAAAAGAAGGGGCAGTTGTGATCAAACTCGATTCTATCGATTACGAAATTGCTTTAAAAAATGCTCAAGCTCATCTTGGGGATTCTATAAGAAAATATTACTCACTACAAAATAATGTTAAAGTAAATCAAGAAAATTTAAAAGTTGCTCAAGCTAATTTCAAATTAGCTGAAACAACTTTTAGAAGAGAAACCATATCTAATAAGGCTGGTATAACTAGTGCCGATAAATTTGATAATGTAAACTTTAATTACCAACAAAGTAAAATTAATTTAGATCAAAGCAGAATTAATTTAGATAATAGTATCGCCCAAGCTAAAAGTGTTGATATGCTATCTCACCCTCTTGTTGCAAATGCTATCGAAAATCTAAAAACGGCTTTTTATAATTTAGAAAAAACAAAAATTGCTTCTCCTATTTCTGGTATAATTGCTCAAAAACAAGTTTTCCTTGGACAACAAGTTAGAGCAGGTGAAACTTTATTTACAGTAACTGACTTAAATAATACTTGGGTTAATGCTAATTTTAAAGAGACTCAGCTAGGTGATATTAAGCCTGGAAATCCTGTTGAAATAACTAGTGATTTAAATGGTAAAACTTATAGTGGTGTTGTTTCTGGAATTGCTGCTGGTTCTGGTAGTGCATTTGCTCTTATTCCAACACAAAATGCAACTGGAAACTGGATTAAAATTGTTCAAAGAGTTCCAGTACGTATAGATATCTTTAAAGAAAGTTTAGAGAAAAATGGTATCCTTCCCATAGGAACAAGTTTATATGTTAAAGTTAACACAACTAAAACAATCGATATTCCTAATGAATTCACAGGGAAAACATCTTCTCTTTATCAAATAAATTCAAAAAAATTGGATGAATTAATAGAACAAACAATAAGAGACAATAGTCTATAA
- a CDS encoding TolC family protein produces the protein MKNHILIIFLSLNLISCMGIPKLKEEPTKSLVQTIAPQNSKIVFQSDQWWLNSKDEKLNALITEVLSKNSKIQVARLNLEKAMSTLESTRSANLSPINLTGNLTRSHMTGTHVSTDLDLDDDDFQSNGTAYIGSLSIQAQYTLDLWDKFESLTKQAEYSKLANELQEKWTILNISTLVTNLYGKYIFISKEIDILEEKLIISKEIESLQNTLYSTGLSDKNALLNAKNNVQSTKQTLSNLENSKFALKNSFFSLIGDVKSPIIEKVLNEVESNKTNFNYFFSTPEYINSDIIINRPDIQYFLAIINSQKEKITSMKADFYPQFAISGKYEYQSIDILNLINGSTNLWGIGPSIYLPLFNRNVLEQNYKIAGTDLNIFIENYNNNLVEAYLEANNNLNSLKVSQTNNQMEKTKFSNSEEIFNDNLTLYNVGSISKYNYLVFKNQYLNDKLNFIESNYNLYKNQVSMISALGGYYKEEVK, from the coding sequence ATGAAGAATCATATACTCATAATTTTTTTATCCCTGAACCTTATTAGTTGTATGGGAATTCCTAAATTAAAAGAGGAACCTACAAAAAGTTTAGTTCAAACTATCGCACCACAAAATAGTAAAATTGTTTTTCAATCAGATCAATGGTGGTTAAACAGTAAGGATGAGAAGTTAAACGCTCTTATCACAGAAGTTCTTTCTAAGAACAGTAAAATACAAGTTGCAAGACTAAATCTAGAAAAAGCTATGTCTACTCTTGAATCTACTAGGTCAGCTAATCTTTCGCCTATAAATCTTACTGGAAACCTTACTAGAAGTCACATGACAGGAACACATGTAAGCACGGATCTTGATCTTGATGATGATGATTTTCAAAGTAATGGAACAGCTTACATAGGTTCATTAAGTATCCAAGCTCAATACACATTAGATCTTTGGGATAAATTTGAATCTTTAACAAAGCAAGCTGAGTATTCAAAGTTAGCTAATGAACTACAAGAAAAGTGGACAATTTTAAATATTTCTACTTTAGTTACTAATCTTTATGGGAAATATATATTTATTTCTAAAGAAATTGATATTTTAGAAGAAAAACTAATAATTTCAAAAGAGATTGAATCACTACAAAATACTCTTTATTCAACAGGTCTTAGTGACAAAAATGCTCTTTTAAATGCCAAAAACAATGTACAATCTACAAAACAAACTCTTTCAAATTTAGAAAATAGTAAGTTTGCTTTAAAGAATAGCTTTTTTTCACTAATTGGCGATGTAAAATCACCTATTATCGAAAAAGTTTTAAATGAAGTTGAATCTAATAAAACTAATTTCAACTATTTTTTTAGTACTCCTGAATATATAAATTCAGACATTATTATTAATAGACCTGATATTCAATACTTCTTAGCTATAATTAACTCTCAAAAAGAGAAAATTACCTCTATGAAAGCTGATTTTTATCCACAATTTGCTATAAGTGGAAAATATGAGTATCAATCTATTGATATCTTAAATTTAATAAATGGAAGTACTAATCTTTGGGGAATAGGTCCTAGTATCTATCTTCCACTTTTTAATAGAAATGTCCTTGAGCAAAATTATAAAATAGCTGGTACAGATTTAAATATTTTTATTGAAAATTATAATAATAATTTAGTCGAAGCTTACTTAGAAGCGAACAACAACTTAAATAGTTTAAAAGTATCACAAACAAATAATCAGATGGAAAAAACAAAATTTTCTAATTCAGAGGAAATTTTCAATGATAATTTAACACTTTATAATGTTGGAAGTATTTCTAAATATAATTATTTAGTTTTTAAAAATCAATATCTAAACGATAAATTAAACTTTATTGAAAGTAATTACAATCTATATAAAAACCAAGTTAGTATGATAAGTGCACTTGGCGGTTACTATAAAGAAGAGGTGAAATAA
- the coaBC gene encoding bifunctional phosphopantothenoylcysteine decarboxylase/phosphopantothenate--cysteine ligase CoaBC, with translation MKNILIGVTGGIAAYKSANIISILRKKGYNVKVIMTESATKIITPQTLETLSRNRVVTDMWERNHQLEVEHISLADWADVILIAPATYNIVGKIANGIADDMLSTVISASKKPTYFALAMNVNMYENPILKSNIKKLQSFGYKFIEADEGFLACNVNAKGRLKNELEIVEIIEKEILAPIPKLLSGKKVLITAGRTEEPIDPIRYLSNRSSGQMGYSLAKVAIDLGADVTLVSGPTNLEIPHGLKEFVRVRSAVNMFDAVMERFNTQNIAIACAAVADYRPKVYSSEKIKKADGDLVITLERNPDILLNMGEKKTSQILVGFAAETQNIEENAKKKLIKKNLDMIVANNAENMQKSTNSIQIIKKNGDILPFNEQPKNEVAKLIFNEIIKLIED, from the coding sequence ATGAAAAATATTTTAATTGGGGTTACTGGAGGAATTGCAGCCTACAAATCTGCAAATATTATCTCTATTCTTAGAAAAAAAGGATATAATGTTAAAGTAATCATGACAGAAAGTGCTACAAAAATAATAACTCCCCAAACTCTAGAGACACTATCTAGAAATAGAGTTGTTACTGACATGTGGGAAAGAAATCATCAATTAGAAGTTGAGCATATTTCACTTGCTGATTGGGCTGATGTTATTCTTATTGCTCCGGCAACATATAATATTGTTGGGAAAATTGCTAATGGTATTGCTGATGACATGCTATCTACAGTTATTTCAGCATCTAAAAAACCTACTTACTTCGCTCTTGCTATGAATGTAAACATGTATGAAAATCCTATTTTAAAATCAAATATTAAAAAACTTCAAAGTTTTGGATATAAGTTTATTGAGGCTGATGAGGGGTTTTTAGCTTGTAATGTTAATGCTAAAGGTAGGCTAAAAAACGAACTTGAAATTGTTGAAATTATTGAAAAGGAAATATTAGCTCCTATTCCTAAACTTCTATCTGGAAAAAAAGTTTTAATTACCGCAGGTAGAACGGAAGAACCTATCGATCCTATAAGATATCTTTCTAATAGATCTAGTGGACAAATGGGATATTCACTTGCAAAAGTTGCCATTGATTTAGGTGCAGATGTTACTTTGGTTTCTGGTCCTACAAATTTAGAGATTCCACATGGATTAAAAGAATTTGTTAGAGTGAGAAGTGCTGTAAATATGTTTGATGCTGTAATGGAAAGATTTAATACCCAAAATATAGCTATAGCTTGTGCTGCTGTTGCAGATTATAGACCAAAAGTATATTCATCTGAAAAAATAAAAAAAGCGGATGGAGATTTAGTTATTACACTTGAAAGAAACCCAGATATTCTTTTAAATATGGGAGAGAAGAAAACATCTCAAATTCTTGTTGGATTTGCCGCTGAAACTCAAAATATAGAAGAAAATGCAAAAAAGAAATTAATTAAAAAAAATCTAGATATGATTGTTGCTAATAATGCTGAAAATATGCAAAAATCTACAAATAGTATTCAAATTATCAAAAAAAATGGAGATATTTTACCTTTTAACGAACAACCTAAAAATGAAGTAGCGAAACTTATTTTTAATGAAATTATTAAACTAATAGAGGATTAA
- a CDS encoding MFS transporter — MFSFNNLYNKNKFLIIVEGMSSNMLSLGIQGFALTALALYFKCEPFWISVITTLPLGLQLLQIFMGQYYQFFKTKKQALLFSAIAARIPISSLFFIVLFDLNDYRFLVGIVVIYSIFSAFLTGIWTSSIGDIIKKEDRSSFFSKRFTLISLSTVFFSYIVSKALNFMPGKSSILILTGIITISALFTILFLFFHDIPNFKEKRKKISISAPLKDANFFNFLTFIGLWTFSIEFTKPYFYYFAVVNLDASYKILGLSSSLTALLSIFAFFIYGKLVERIGYKKLLSFGIGVTTYVVIFYLLMTKETVNSLIMLDAVGTAIGWSAINLSLFSLLLELSSPDRDSYTVAYSLTVGVLGLLGAFLGGYLANFLQNKTFSIFGDAYAGLKFMFFISLLLRFYCMLILTKVRAYQKNLYYPGFYPSIVYILRSRR; from the coding sequence ATGTTTTCATTCAATAACCTATATAATAAAAATAAATTTCTTATAATTGTTGAAGGGATGAGCTCTAATATGCTTTCTTTAGGTATACAAGGTTTTGCTTTAACAGCACTTGCCCTTTATTTTAAATGTGAACCATTTTGGATTTCTGTAATCACTACTCTTCCTTTAGGCTTACAGCTACTTCAAATTTTTATGGGACAGTATTATCAATTTTTTAAAACTAAAAAACAAGCTCTACTTTTTAGTGCGATTGCAGCACGGATTCCAATATCTTCCCTCTTTTTTATAGTTTTATTTGATTTAAATGATTATCGATTTTTAGTTGGTATAGTTGTTATATATTCAATTTTTTCTGCTTTTTTAACTGGTATATGGACAAGCTCAATAGGAGATATTATAAAAAAGGAGGATAGAAGCTCTTTTTTTTCAAAAAGATTCACTCTTATTTCTCTATCAACCGTATTTTTTTCATATATTGTTTCTAAAGCTTTAAACTTTATGCCAGGAAAATCAAGTATCTTAATACTTACAGGAATTATTACAATCTCAGCATTATTTACTATACTTTTTTTATTTTTTCACGATATTCCAAACTTTAAAGAAAAAAGAAAGAAAATTTCAATTTCTGCTCCATTAAAAGATGCTAATTTTTTTAATTTTCTTACTTTTATTGGTCTCTGGACTTTTTCTATAGAATTTACAAAACCATACTTTTATTATTTTGCCGTAGTTAACTTAGATGCTTCGTATAAAATCTTAGGTCTTTCTTCATCACTGACTGCACTTCTTTCCATTTTTGCATTTTTTATTTATGGAAAACTTGTTGAAAGAATTGGGTATAAAAAACTTTTATCCTTCGGTATAGGTGTAACAACATACGTTGTTATTTTTTACCTGTTGATGACAAAAGAAACAGTTAATAGTTTAATTATGCTTGATGCTGTCGGAACTGCCATTGGATGGTCTGCTATAAACTTATCCTTATTTAGTCTTCTTTTAGAACTATCTTCTCCCGATAGAGATTCATATACAGTCGCATACTCTTTGACAGTCGGAGTATTAGGACTTCTAGGTGCATTTTTAGGAGGTTATCTTGCAAATTTTTTACAAAATAAAACCTTTTCTATTTTTGGGGATGCTTACGCCGGATTAAAATTTATGTTCTTTATAAGCTTACTTTTAAGATTTTATTGTATGCTTATTCTTACTAAGGTTAGAGCGTATCAAAAGAATCTTTATTATCCTGGATTTTATCCATCTATTGTCTACATATTAAGAAGTAGAAGATAA
- a CDS encoding flavodoxin family protein, translating into MKVIAFNGSPKEKGNTYHALKMVGDELEKEGIEFEIIHIGNEIVRGCIACNGCAKNRNEECVLPGDKVNVWIQKLKNADGVLLGSPVHFASLGATMKAFLDRAFYVASVNGGMFRHKVGASVVAVRRSGGVPTFDQLNNYLNYSEMLMPTTNYWNVIHGLKPGEVEQDEEGKQIMRLLGKNMAWLLKMIDYTKNTIIPPEKENKKYTHFIR; encoded by the coding sequence ATGAAAGTTATTGCTTTTAATGGAAGTCCAAAAGAAAAAGGAAATACATACCATGCTTTAAAAATGGTGGGGGATGAATTAGAAAAAGAAGGCATTGAGTTTGAAATAATACATATTGGAAATGAAATAGTTAGAGGTTGTATTGCTTGTAATGGGTGTGCAAAAAATAGAAATGAAGAGTGTGTTTTACCTGGTGATAAGGTAAATGTTTGGATTCAAAAATTAAAAAATGCCGATGGAGTTTTACTGGGATCACCAGTTCATTTTGCCTCTTTAGGAGCAACAATGAAAGCCTTTTTAGATAGAGCGTTTTATGTTGCATCTGTAAATGGAGGAATGTTTAGACATAAAGTAGGAGCATCTGTTGTTGCAGTTAGACGTTCTGGTGGTGTTCCAACATTTGATCAATTAAATAACTATTTAAATTATTCTGAAATGCTTATGCCTACAACAAATTATTGGAATGTAATACATGGTTTAAAACCAGGTGAAGTCGAGCAAGATGAAGAAGGAAAACAAATTATGAGATTACTAGGAAAGAATATGGCTTGGCTACTAAAAATGATAGATTATACTAAAAATACTATTATTCCTCCTGAAAAAGAGAATAAAAAGTATACACATTTTATTAGATAA
- the gltS gene encoding sodium/glutamate symporter, whose protein sequence is MTIELSTIQTIAMSVVVLYIGKVLNKNFKFLRENCIPESVTGGTAFSIITFIGYKTGMFNFIFEDSLRNLFMIAFFTTVGYSASLKLLKKAGMPVFMFLLASVGLAISQNVVGVGLAQILNLNPLIGLATGSMSTTGGPGTAGAFAPILESYGAEGATVVAMATATYALIMGSLIAGPLANRLIKKHNLLDKRDEKSLYESDDDKKQPLDPKNVSTASFQIIIAMGIGSLISNFLSGAGIVLPSYIGAMFAAAMIRNLADFTGAYEVHLDIINIIGGFTLTIFLSMTLMSFKLWELQGLALPLVIMLLAQTALIGGFAYFITFRLTGKDYDAVVMTSGHCGCGFGTTPKALANMEALTEKYFPSPKAFFVIPIVGGLFIDFFNAGIITLFMNILH, encoded by the coding sequence ATGACAATTGAGTTATCAACTATTCAAACTATAGCAATGTCAGTTGTGGTATTGTATATAGGAAAAGTTTTGAATAAAAACTTTAAATTTTTAAGGGAAAACTGTATTCCCGAATCAGTAACAGGAGGAACAGCTTTTTCAATAATTACATTTATTGGATATAAAACGGGTATGTTCAATTTTATATTTGAAGATTCTTTAAGAAATCTTTTTATGATTGCATTTTTTACAACAGTTGGATATTCAGCAAGTTTAAAGCTATTAAAAAAAGCTGGAATGCCAGTGTTCATGTTTCTATTAGCATCTGTAGGATTAGCAATTTCTCAGAACGTAGTAGGAGTAGGGCTTGCTCAAATACTTAATTTGAACCCGCTTATTGGATTAGCAACAGGATCAATGTCTACAACAGGGGGACCTGGAACTGCTGGAGCATTTGCTCCAATATTAGAAAGTTATGGAGCAGAAGGTGCTACAGTTGTAGCTATGGCAACTGCAACATATGCTTTAATTATGGGGAGTTTAATAGCAGGACCTTTAGCAAACAGACTTATAAAGAAACATAATCTTTTAGATAAAAGAGATGAAAAATCTCTTTATGAATCTGATGATGACAAGAAACAACCATTAGATCCTAAAAATGTTTCAACAGCATCTTTCCAAATTATAATAGCTATGGGAATAGGAAGTCTAATATCAAACTTCTTATCAGGTGCAGGAATTGTACTGCCTTCTTATATAGGAGCTATGTTTGCTGCTGCAATGATTAGGAACTTAGCTGATTTTACAGGAGCATACGAAGTACATTTAGATATTATCAATATAATTGGTGGTTTTACACTAACTATATTCTTATCAATGACTTTAATGAGTTTCAAATTATGGGAACTTCAAGGATTAGCATTACCTCTAGTAATTATGCTTTTAGCTCAAACAGCTTTAATTGGAGGATTTGCTTACTTTATAACATTTAGATTAACAGGAAAAGATTATGATGCGGTTGTTATGACTAGTGGTCATTGTGGATGTGGATTTGGAACTACACCAAAGGCACTAGCAAATATGGAAGCTTTAACAGAAAAATACTTCCCATCACCAAAAGCATTCTTTGTAATTCCTATTGTTGGAGGATTATTTATAGATTTCTTTAACGCAGGAATAATTACATTATTCATGAATATACTACATTAA
- a CDS encoding DHA2 family efflux MFS transporter permease subunit, which translates to MNSSIILATLALAIGSFMNVLDMTIVNVSLSHIAGDFAVAPDQGTWVITSYAVAEAIFLPLIGWLTKRLGIIKQYIGATLLFTLASMLCGVSPTYEFLLTMRILQGVVGASMIPLSQTLMLQLYPKEKKGIALGIWSMTIVIAPVVGPVLGGWVTDTASWRWCFYLNLPFGIISSLIVYSIFKKDISKEKSIKEPIDIVGFIFLAIGVGSLQLMLDKGNDLDWFSSNTIIGLGISAFIFLVLLVIWEWHHESPVVNVRLFLNRNFFVGSFALMFSVLAYFSGVVAIPLWLQNYMGYTAFISGKSTSTLGIAIMMVAPILGKKIDKLDSRKVAALGFFTLGISTFLTSNYSPQITPQYVAMTRFFNGFGVGIFFISLNTLTLSNISDENLASASGIYNFMRNIGSSLGTSLVIPAWNHAMAFHHTMMASTITTANPNISSSLADSPKYLAMINQQVILQSSIMGINDVLIGGGIISLLLIPFLFLAKSTKPIPGEIL; encoded by the coding sequence ATGAACTCATCAATTATTCTAGCTACTCTCGCACTCGCTATTGGATCTTTTATGAATGTTCTTGATATGACTATTGTAAATGTTTCTTTGAGTCATATCGCTGGTGATTTTGCTGTTGCTCCTGATCAAGGAACTTGGGTTATAACTTCTTATGCCGTTGCAGAAGCTATTTTTCTTCCTCTGATTGGTTGGTTAACTAAGCGATTAGGTATTATAAAACAATATATTGGTGCCACTCTTTTATTTACTTTAGCTAGTATGCTTTGTGGAGTTAGTCCAACGTACGAGTTTCTTCTAACAATGAGAATCCTCCAAGGAGTTGTTGGAGCTAGTATGATCCCTCTTTCTCAAACTCTTATGCTACAGTTATATCCTAAAGAAAAAAAAGGTATTGCTCTTGGTATCTGGTCAATGACAATTGTTATTGCGCCTGTTGTTGGTCCTGTTCTAGGAGGATGGGTTACTGATACTGCATCTTGGAGATGGTGTTTTTACCTTAATCTTCCATTTGGAATAATTTCAAGTTTAATTGTTTATTCTATTTTTAAGAAAGATATTTCAAAAGAAAAAAGTATAAAAGAACCCATTGATATTGTTGGATTTATATTTTTGGCTATTGGTGTGGGTTCTTTACAATTAATGTTAGACAAAGGAAATGATTTAGATTGGTTTTCTAGCAACACTATTATTGGTTTAGGAATAAGTGCTTTTATTTTCCTAGTACTTCTGGTCATATGGGAATGGCACCATGAAAGTCCAGTCGTAAATGTACGATTATTTTTAAATAGGAATTTTTTTGTTGGTTCTTTTGCTTTAATGTTTTCAGTATTAGCTTATTTTAGTGGAGTTGTTGCCATTCCTTTATGGCTACAAAATTATATGGGATATACAGCTTTCATAAGTGGAAAATCTACTTCAACTCTTGGTATTGCTATTATGATGGTAGCACCTATTCTCGGGAAGAAAATAGACAAACTTGATTCTAGAAAAGTAGCTGCTCTTGGATTTTTTACGCTTGGAATTTCTACTTTTTTAACCTCTAATTACTCTCCACAAATTACCCCACAGTATGTGGCTATGACTAGATTTTTTAATGGATTTGGAGTAGGAATATTCTTTATATCTTTAAACACACTAACTCTTTCTAATATTAGTGATGAAAATCTAGCTAGTGCTTCTGGAATCTATAACTTTATGAGAAATATAGGAAGTAGCCTTGGTACATCGCTTGTTATTCCTGCATGGAATCACGCTATGGCTTTTCATCATACTATGATGGCATCTACCATAACTACTGCTAATCCCAATATAAGCTCTTCTCTTGCGGATTCTCCTAAATATCTAGCTATGATCAATCAACAGGTAATTCTTCAATCATCTATTATGGGAATTAATGATGTTTTAATTGGAGGTGGAATAATTTCTCTTTTACTTATTCCATTTTTATTTTTAGCTAAATCAACAAAGCCAATTCCAGGCGAAATTTTATAA